From Micromonospora echinaurantiaca:
TCCGCCCCGGTCAGCTCCTGGCTGCCGCCGTCGCCGACGTAGAGGCAGTCCGCCGGGGCCAGTCCGAGCCGGTGGCAGGCCGCCAGGTAGAGCGCCGGATCCGGCTTGCAGCGGCCGACCTGCACCGAGAAGACCCGCACGTCGAGCAGCGGGGCGATGGCCAGTTGCGGCAGGAACGCCGGCAGTTCGTGGGTGCAGTCGCTGATCAGGCCGGTCCGCAGCCCCCGCTCGCGCAGTGCGACGAGCACCGCCGCCGCGTCGTCGCGCAGCCGGGTGTCCGCACGTACCGCCCGGTGCCGGGAGGCCACCGCGGCCCGCACCGCGCCGTCCGAGGGGTGTACGCCGGCCTGCTCACAGACCCAGCGCAGGGTGGCCTCGGCGTTGCCGAACCGCCCGCTGGCCCGCTGGTAGTAGCTGCGGTCGAGCACCTCGACCAGCGTGTCGGCCGGGCAGCCGAGCAGCTCGGCGATGCACCGGTGCGCCGCGCCGCGCTGCACCGAGCGGGTGAGCGTGCCGAAGAAGTCGAAGAGCACCGCCTGGTAGGTGGGCATGGGGGAACGCCTCCGGGCGGTCGAGGGGGTCGCCGGTGGACCGCATGATCGTAACCGAGTGATGACGGTCCGTGGTGACCCGAGTCGTGTGAGGATTGCTCCCCGTGCCGTCCGAAATCCGCCCGCCGCTGGATCCGCTGACCACCGGGGCGCTCGCCCTGGCCGTGGTCGCCGTGTCGTCGTCCGCGCCGCTGATCGCGTTCGCGGCCGCACCCGCCCTGGCGGTCGCGTTCTGGCGCAACCTGCTCTCGGTCGCCGTGCTCGGCCCGGTCGCGCTGACCCGCCGCCGGGCCGAACTGCGGTCGCTGACCGTCGGGGCGGGCCGGCGCGCGGGCTGGGCCTGCGTGCTCTCCGGCGTCGCGCTGGCCGCCCACTTCGCCACCTGGATGCCGAGCGCCCAGCTCACCTCGGTGGCCGCCGCGACGGCGCTGGGTGCCACCCAGCCGGTCTGGCAGGGGCTGATCGCCCGGTGGCAGGGCAGACGGCTGCCGCTGGTGGTCTGGGCCGGGATCGGGGTGGCGGTCGGCGGGGCGGTGCTGGCCAGCGGGGCGGACTTCGCCGTCTCCGGCCGGGCCTTCGCCGGTGACCTGCTCGCGGTGGCCGGCGGCCTGTTCGCCGCCGTGTACACCGCGTTCGGCGAGCGGGCCCGGGCCACCGTCAGCACCACCACGTACACCACCGTCTGCTACGGGGTCTGCACGATGATCCTGCTGGTGCTCTGCCTGGCCGGCGGGCTGCCGCTGGGCGGCTTCGACACTGGCACCTGGCTGGCGATCCTGGCCCTGGTGGCCGGCGCCCAACTGCTCGGCCACTCGATGTTCAACTACGCGCTGCGGCGGGTCTCGGCCACCACGATCAGCGTGCTGGTCCTGCTGGAGGCACCCGGCGCCGCGTTGATCGGCTGGGCCTGGCTGGGGCAACTGCCCCGGGCCACCGCGCTGCCCGGGCTGGCGCTGCTGCTGGTCGGCGTCGCCGTGGTGGTGCTGGGCGGCGCCCGAGCCCGCCGCACCCCACCCGTCCCGACCACCGTCCCCGCCGACGCCACCCCGCTGTCCGACTGAGCCACCGCCGCGGACGGCCCCCCCGACCGCCGCGATCCGCGCACCTTCCGCGAAGAGTCCGCATTCCGCCACCGCGGGCCGCGCTTTCGGTGACAGTGCGAGAGGTGGGCGGGACGAGGGCGGGAGGCGGGGTGAACGGCTCCGCAGCCGGCGAGAGCGACGGCGCGGAGGCCACCCTGGTCACGCCCTCGGCCGAGTTTCCGCCGCTGGCGCCGGAGGAACTGGCGGCGCTGCGCCGGATCGGCGACCAGTGGCGGGCGGCCCGGCGGGACCAGCCGCCCGGAGCGCTACCGGTCGACCCCACCCTGCGCCGCGCCGGCGGCCAGCCCGGGCCGAGCCGGTTCGGCCGGCTCGCCCCGATCGCGATGTTCCGGGTCGGCGAGCCGGACGAACTGGTCGCCACCGAGCCGGCCAACCTGCCCGGAACCCGGTTCGGCCGGATCGTCACCCGGCTCCGGCGCGCCCTGCTCGGGCCGCCGCTGAGCAGCTCGGCGGTCCTCTACGAGCGGATGCGCAAGCTGGTCGCCCTGCCGGTGCTCTCCTCCGACCTGCTCAGTTCGGTCGCGTACGGGCCGGAGGCGATGCTGGCCGTGCTGCTGCTCGCCGGCAGCGGCGCGCTGGGACTGTCGCTGCCGCTGGCCGCCTGCCTGGCCGTGCTGATGGTGACGGTCGGCGTGTCGTACCGGCAGACGGTGGTCGCCTACCCGCACGGTGCCGGCTCCTACGTGGTGGCCGGGGACAACCTGGGACCCCGGGCCGGGCTCGCGGCCGCCGCCGGCCTGATGGTCGACTACGTGCTCACCGTGGCGGTGTCGGTGGCCGCCGGGGTGCACGCGGTCACCTCGGCGCTACCCGAACTGGGCGGATGGAGCGTGCCGCTCGGCGTGCTCACCATCGCCCTGCTGCTCGCCGGCAACCTGCGCGGCGTCCGTACCGCCGGGAACCTGTTCGTGCTGCCCACGTACGCCTTCGTGGTCGCGCTGCTGGCGCTGCTCGCGGTCGGCTACGCCCGCGCGGCCGCCGGTGGGTTCGCGCCGGTCCCGCCGCCGCCGGTGCCGGCGGTCGAGGGGCTGGGGCTGCTGCTGGTGCTGCGGGCGTTCTCCTCCGGGGCGGTGTCGATGACCGGCATCGAGGCGGTGTCGAACGCGGTCCCGGTGTTCCGGCCGCCGGAATGGCGCAACGCCCGCACCACGCTCGGCTGGATGGTGGCGATGCTGGTGCTGCTCTTCGCCGGGCTGACCGGGCTGGTCCACCTGACCGGGGTGGTGCCGACCCCGGAGGCGACCCTGCTCTCCCAGCTCGCCCGGGTCACCTTTCCGACCGGCCCCTGGTACGGGCTGGTCCAGGCGGCCACCGCGCTGATCCTGCTGCTGGCCGCGAACACCGCGTTCAACGGGTTTCCCCGGTTGCTGTTCTTCATGGCCCGGGCGGACCACGCCCCTCGCCGGTTCCTGCACATGGGGGACCGGTTGGCGTTCAGCGACGGGCTGGTCGCGCTGGCCGTCGCCGCGGCGGCCGTGCTGGTGGCCTTCCGCGGGCACACCGAGTCGCTGATTCCGCTCTACGCGGTCGGGGTGTTCCTGGCGTTCACCCTGTCCCAGGCGGGGATGGTGGTCCACTGGCGACGCCACCGCGAGCCGGGCTGGCACCGGCGGGCGATGGTCAACGCGGTCGGCGCGATGCTCTCCGGGCTGGTGCTGGTCACCGCCGCGGCCACCAAGTTCACCGAGGGCGCCTGGGTGGTGGTGCTCGCGGTGCCGCTGCTGGTGCTGCTCGGCACGGCGATCCACCGGCACTACGCGCTGCTGCACCGGTCGCTGGCGCTGCACCCGCCGCCGGCCGGCCGGGCGCCGCCGCCCCCGGTGGTGCCGGCGCCGCCACCGGCGGCCGGCCCGGCGCCACCCGAGGGCGAGGAACTGCCCCAGCAGGTACGGCACCTGGTGGTGGTCCCGGTCGCCCGGCTGAACCGGGCCTCGCTGCGGGCGCTGGCGTACGCGGCCTCGCTCGGCCAGCCGACCCTGGCCGTGCACATCGCCCCCGAGGAGCCGGAGGCGGACCGGTTCCGCGCGCAGTGGCGGGCGTGGGGTGACCACGTCCGGCTGGAGACCATCGTCTCGCCGTACCGGGCGGTGATCGGGCCGCTCGCGCACTACCTGGAGGCCCTGCACGCCGCCCGGTCCGACCTGGTGCTGACCGTGATCGTGCCCGAGGTGGTGGTCCGCAGCCGCTGGCACCGGCCGCTGCACAGCCGCACCGAGCAGCGACTGCGCTCAGCGCTGCGGCCACTGCCCGCCGTGGTGGTCACCAGCGTCCCGGTGCACCTGACCGAGTAGCGTCGGCCGCGGCAGCGCCGGTCAGACCTCGTGCACCTCCAGCACCCGGGCGGTCGGGGCGGCGTCGCCGAGCGCGGCGCGCAGCGCCACCCGTTCCGGGTCGACCAGGAAGGCGTCGTAGCCGGCGCGGGTGTCGAACCGGATCAGGTGCACCTCGGTACGCCCGTCGCCGGTGCGCAGCCGGCGCTCCACCCGCCCGCCGTGCCGGCCCAGCAGGCCGAGCACCGCGTCCTCGTAGCCCTGGCCGGCCTCGACCGCCCCGTCCGGGAACTCGACCAGCGCGACGACGCGGAGCGCGGCGGCGGGGTCGGTGCGCAGCGACTTCCAGAAGTGGTGGTCGACGTGGCCGCCCGGGATGCCCTCCCGGCGGCCGGTGTCCAGGTAGCCGTGGCGGCGGTAGAACTCCGGCGCCTGGAACGAGAACGACGACACCGAGACCTCCGTGCACCCCCGCCGGCCGGCCTCCTCCTCGAACGCCCGCAGCAGCCGGCCGCCCCAGCCCTCGGCCCGCCGGTCCACGCGCACCCAGATCATGTTGATTCCGGCGCAGCCGCCCCACGTCCAACCGGTCAGGCCGGCGACCAGGTCGCCGTCGGCGTCGGTGACCCGGACGTTGAGCTCCGCCTCGTCGTCGGCGCCGGTGGCCCGGTTGTTGAACGCGGTCAGCTCCCGGTCCAGCCGGGCGGTCAACTCCGGGTCCGCCGTCGCGAGCACGGTCAGCGTGTCACCCGAGCCGGCCCGGTCCGGGTCGGTGGTCGGCGTGGCGTCGGTCGGCGGTGTGGTGGTGGCGTCGTTCCCCGTCGTCATGCGGCGGAGTATGGCAGGCGGCGCTATTCGCCGATGCCGACCGCCTTGGCGCTGGCCGTCCAGAGCCGGGCGGCCAGCTGCGGGTCGGCGGCCTTGCGCAGCGGCCGGCGCGGCCGCCGGTCGAAGTAGTAGCCGCCGTCGATCAGCCGGGCGGGATCCTGGTTGGCCAGCCAGACCAGCGTCTCGGCCCCCTTCTCCGGGCTGCGGAACGGCAGCATCCGCATGCCGAGCGCGACCAGCCGGCTGTCATTGCCGAACCGGGTGCGCACCACGCCGGGGTGGAAGCAGTACGAGCGCACCTGCGGCCAGCGGCGGGCCGCCTCGGCGGTGAACAGGATGTTCGCCTGCTTGCTGGTGCCGTACGCGGTCATCGAGCGGTAGCGGCGCAGCGGCGCGTTCAGGTCGTCCGGGTCCAGGGTGCCGCTGCGGTGCGCGCCGGAGGCGGTCACCACCATCCGGCCGACCCGGTCCCGCAGCAGATTGCTGAGCAGGAACGGGGCCAGGTGGTTGGCCTGGATCGACAGCTCGAACCCGTCCACCGTGGTCAGCGGCTGGAGCACGATCGCGCCGGCGTTGTTGGCCAGCACGTCGATCCGGTCGTACGCGGCCCGCAGCCGCTCGGCCAGCCCGCGTACGTCGTCGAGCACCGCGAAGTCGGCGCGGAACAACTCGGGCCGCTCCCCGCACGCCTCCCGCACCTGCTCGGCCGCCGCCTGCAACCGGGCCGGGTCGCGCCCGACCAGTACCACCTGGTCACCGCGGCGCGCCAGATCCATCGCCGCCGCGAGGCCGATACCCGAACTGGCCCCGGTCACCACCACGAGTCGGCGCCCAGTGACATCTTCCACAGGTCCATTCACCCCGGTCATGGCGCGAGGTTACCGTGGCGTCACAACGCCCTTTGGGATCGTTAAGTTCTCGGATTCTCGTCAGCTGGCGTCGGCGTGCCCGCCGCACGCTGGAAGGAGCGCACCCATGGCCGCAGTCGGTCGCCCCCGCCGGTCCTGCCTCGCGGTACCCGGTTCCAGCGTCAAGATGCTCGGCAAGGCCCAGGGCCTCCCGGCCGACCAGGTCTTCCTCGACCTGGAGGACGCGGTCGCCCCGCTGGCCAAGCCGGACGCCCGGAAGAACATCGTGGCCGCGCTCAACGAGGGCGACTGGTCCGGCAAGACCCGGGTGGTCCGGGTGAACGACCTGACCACCCCGTGGACCTACCGGGACGTCATCGACGTGGTCGAGGGAGCCGGCGCCAACCTCGACTGCATCATGCTGCCGAAGGTGCAGAACGCGGCCCAGGTGCAGTGGCTCGACCTGACGCTCACCCAGCTGGAGAAGACCCTCGGCCTGGAGGTCGGCCGGATCGGCATCGAGGCGCAGATCGAGAACGCCGCCGGCCTGGTCAACGTCGACGCGATCGCCGCCGCCTCGCCCCGGGTCGAGACGATCATCTTCGGGCCGGCCGACTTCATGGCCTCGATCAACATGAAGTCGCTGGTGGTCGGCGCGCTGATCCCGGACTACCCGGGCGACCCGTACCACTACATCCTGATGCGGATCCTGATGGCCGCGCGGATGCACGACAAGCAGGCCATCGACGGCCCGTTCCTGCAGATCCGCGACGTGGACGCGTTCCGCGAGGTGGCCAAGCGGTCGGCCGCGCTGGGCTTCGACGGCAAGTGGGTGCTGCATCCGGGCCAGATCGACGCCGCCAACGAGGTCTACTCGCCGGCCCAGGCCGACTACGACCACGCCGAGCTGATCCTCGACGCGTACGAGCACTACACCTCGGAGGCGGGCGGCAAGCTCGGCGCGGTGATGCTCGGCGACGAGATGATCGACGAGGCGTCCCGCAAGATGGCGCTGGTGATCGCCGCCAAGGGGCGGGCGGCCGGGATGAGCCGGACGTCCAGCTTCACCCCGCCCGCCGAGTAGCACGCCCGGTTCCTCCTCGCGCCGCCCCGGCCGGACCGGGGCGGCGCGAGTGTCTTCAGTAGCTGCTGCTGGTGTTGTCGGACTGCGTGATGGCGAAGACGATGGCCGCCACGTAGAAGAGGATCACCAGCACCAGCAGGCCGGTGAGGATCCAGCCGACGATGATGGCGGCCTTCGCCATGCCCTCGCCGCCCTCACCGGTCTGCCGGATCTGCTTCTGGGCCACGTGCCCGAGGATGGCCCCGATCGGGGCGGTGATGCACGACCCGACGCCGACCAGGGAGAGCACCAGCGCGGCGATCGCCAGGCCGTTGGTCTTCTGCTGCGGCGGGTAGCCGTAGCCGTAGCCCGGGTAGGCGGGCGGCGGGTAGCCGGCGGCGGCGTACGGGTCACCGGGCTGGCCGGGCGCCTTCATCCCGGCGTACGGGTCGCCGGCGGGGTGCGGCTCGGCGGCGGTGGGCTGGGTGGGCACGGGCTGACCGCTGATCGGCAGGGTCGGGTCGGCCGGTGGGCTCGACTGCTGGCCCGACCACGCCGGGTCGTTCCAGCCGCCGGACGGCGGGGGATAGGTCATGTCTACTCCGTTGGGTGCGGGTGCGCGGTCAGGGTAGCCAGCGGCACGCAAACCGCGCCGTCCCGCCACCGGGTGCCGCGTTGCCCGGGCGGGGATAACCGGGCAGGATCCTGGCATGGTGTTTGACGCGCGAGCCGCGGACCGCTCCGGCAGCCGACCGAGACGGGACGCGAGCCGCCCCGGGCTGGCCCGGCGCAGCCGGGCGGCCGTTGCCGCACCCGCCCCCGGGCAGGACGAGCCGGCGCCGCTGCCGGAGCCGGTGACCATGCGGCTCGACGGGAAGGTCGCCCTGGTGACCGGAGCGGGTAGCCCGGACGGCATCGGGTACGCGACCGCGCGCCGGCTCGCCGACCTGGGCGCCCGGGTGGCCATCGTCTCCACCACCCGGCGCATCCACGAACGGGCCAGCGAGCTGGGGGTGACCGGGTTCGTCGCCGACCTCACCGACGAGTCGGAGGTCGGCGCGCTCGCCGACGCCGTGGCCGAGCAGCTCGGCGACGTGGAGGTGCTGGTCAACAACGCCGGGCTGGCCAGCCGGGCCAGCCCCGAGGTGCTGCGCCCGGTCGCCCAGCTCAGCTACGACGAGTGGCGGGGCGAGATCGACCGGAACCTGACCACCGCGTTCCTGTGCAGCCGGGCCTTCATCGGCGGGATGGCCGAGCGCGGCTGGGGGCGGATCGTGAACCTGGCAGCGACCGCCGGGCCGGTCAACGCGCTGCCCACCGAGGCGGCGTACGCGGCGGCGAAGGCGGGCGTGGTCGGGCTGACCCGGGCGCTGGCGATGGAGATGATCGCCGACGGGGTGACCGTGAACTCGGTGGCGCCCGGCACCATCTACACCGCGGCGTCCACCATGGCCGAGATCAAGCAGGGCCTCGGTACGCCGGTCGGCCGGCCGGGCACGCCGGACGAGGTGGCCGCCGCCATCGCCTTCCTCTGCTCGCCGGCCGCCTCCTACATCACCGGCCAGATGCTGGTGGTGGACGGCGGGAACAGCGTCCGCGAGGCGCAGTTCCGTCAGTAGGTGGTGTCGCCGACGCCGGCGAAGGCGACCAGCGCGATCCAGCCGCAGCAGATCAGCAGGCCCAGGCCGGTGAAGACGTAGCTGAGGATCAGCCCCCAGGTGGCCAGCTGGTCGCCCTCCTCGCCGCTGGTCCGCAGCTGCCGCTTGGCCAGGTGGCCGAGGACGATGCCGGCGGGCGAGAACACGAACGCGAAGACCAGCGAGAGGATGGCCAGCACGTTCGTGCCCCGGGTGGGCCCGGGCGACGGCGGGCCGTACTGGCCGTAGGGGCCCTGTGGGGCGTACGGGGGTTGGTGTCCCCATTGCGGGGCGTGCGGGGGCTGGCCGGGCTGCTCGTACGACGGCTGTCCGTACGCCGGCTGCTGCTCGTAGGACGGCGGCCCGTACCCCGAGGGCGGCGGCTCCTGGCCCGCGGGCGGCCCGTATCCCGACGAGGGCTCCTGCGCCGGAAAGGGCTCCTGCCCCGGGGGCGGTGGTTCCCAAGGTGACGGCGGCCGGTCCGGATCCGGCGGCGGTGGCTGGCTCACGGGTGTCCTCCTCCTGCCGGTGGCGGATCACGCCCCTCTTGCCGGACGCTACCGGTAGCGGTGAACCTTTTCACAGCGGTTGTGTGGACTGGTCACCTTGGCGTCGCCGGTCGCGCGGCCGATACTGACCGAGCGTTCAGTTACCCATGAGTAAGGCGCCCGATTCCCCCGGAGGCTGAGATGGCTCGACTCGCCCAGACGCCCGGCCTGACCGACGAGCAGCGGTCGATCCTGGAAACCGTCCGGGAGTTCGCCGACAAGGAGATCATCCCGCACGCCCAGCGGCTGGAGCACGCCGACGAGTACCCCACCGACATCCTCGACGGGATGCGCGAGATGGGGTTGTTCGGCCTCACCATCGACGAGGAGTACGGCGGCCTGGGGGAGTCCCTGCTGACCTACGCCCTGGTGGTGGAGGAGCTTTCCCGGGGCTGGATGTCGATCTCCGGCATCGTCAACACCCACTTCATCGTGGCCTACCTGATCTCGCAGCACGGCTCGGCCGAGCAGAAGGCCCGGCTGCTGCCGAAGATGGCCACCGGCGAGGTGCGCGGCGCCTTCTCGATGTCGGAACCGGAGTGCGGCTCCGACGTCTCGGCGATCAAGTCGAAGGCGGTCCGGGACGGCGACAACTACGTCCTCAACGGCCAGAAGATGTGGCTGACCAACGGCGCCTACTCGTCCGTGGTGGCCACCCTGGTCAAGACCGACACCGGCGCCGACTCGGTCTACGGCAACATGAGCACCTTCCTGCTGGAGAAGGAGCCCGGCTTCGGCGAGACGGCGCCCGGCCTGACCATCCCGGGCAAGATCGACAAGATGGGCTACAAGGGCGTCGAGACCACCGAGATGGTGCTCGACGGGGTGACCGTGCCCGCCACCGCCGTGCTCGGCGGCGAGGAGAAGGTCGGCCGCGGCTTCTACCAGATGATGGACGGCATCGAGGTCGGCCGGGTCAACGTCGCCGCCCGCGCCTGCGGCATCTCCATCCGGGCCTTCGAGCTCGCCGTCGCGTACGCCCAGCAGCGCCGCACCTTCGGCCAGCCGCTCGCCAAGCACCAGGCCGTCGCCTTCAAGCTCGCCGAGATGGGCACGAAGATCGAGGCGGCACACGCCCTGATGGTGAACGCCGCCCGGCTCAAGGACGCCGGCCAGCGCAACGACGTCGAGGCCGGGATGGCCAAGCTGCTCGCCTCCGAGTACTGCGCGGAGGTGGTGCAGGAGGCGTTCCGCATCCACGGCGGCTACGGCTACTCCAAGGAGTACGAGATCGAGCGGCTGATGCGGGAGGCCCCGTTCCTGCTCATCGGCGAGGGCACCTCGGAGATCCAGAAGACGATCATCTCCCGGGGCCTGCTCAAGGAGTACAAGCTCTGACCCGGGCGGCGGTCGTCCGACCGGGCCCGCCCGGTCAGCTCAGCCGGGTGAGGCCGGCGGCGGCGCGCTCGACGATCAGGCAGCGGTCCTCGACGTAGTCGATGCCCGCCTCGGTGGCGATTCGCCGTGCCTCGGGCGAGACGATGCCGAGTTGCAGCCAGACGGCCGGCGCGCCGATCGCCACCGCCTCGCGGACCACCTCGACCGCGTCCGCGGCCGGCCGGAAGATGTCGACCAGGTCGACCGGGTGCGGGATGTCGGCCAGCGAGCGGTAGGCCCGCTCGCCGAAGAGTTCGTCCACCGTCGGGTTGACCGGGATGATCCGCCAGCCGTACCGCTGCATCTGCAACGGCACGCTGTGCGCGGCCTTGCGGGGGTCGCGGGACGCGCCCACGACGGCGATCACGGCGGAGTCGGCGAGGAGCTGCTGAGCGGAGCGCACCCGCCGACTCTAGCTCCGCCAGGCGGCCCGCCGTCGCCGAGCGGCCGGCTCCGGTCGGCGCCTCAGAGCAGGGTCAGCTGCTCGGTGGCCGGGGGCGCCGGTGGCTCGGGCAGGTTACGGTTCCCGCCGCGCTCGGCCCGGGGCAGGCCGTGCCGGCGGGCGGCGATCCGCACCCGCGCGGTCAGCTCCCGCTGGTACGCCTGCGGGGCGTAGGCGCCGGAGCGGTAGAGCTCGCGGTAGCGGGGCACCAGGTGCGGGAACTCCCGCCCGAGCCAGCGCGCGTACCACTCGCGGGCGCCGGGGCGCAGGTGCAGCGCCAGCGGGGTGACGCTGGACGCGCCCGCCGCGGCGATCGCGGACACGGTGGCCTCGATCGACTCGTCGCTGTCGCTGAGGCCGGGCAGGATCGGCGCCATCAGCACGCCCACCTCGAAGCCCGCGTCGGTGAGCGCCCGGACGGCGTCCAGCCGCCGGCGCGGACTGGGGGTGCCGGGCTCGACGGCCCGCCAGAGCCGCTCGTCGACGAAGCCGACCGAGTAGGAGACGCCGACCCGGGTCACCTCGGCGGCCTGCCGCAGCAGCGGCAGGTCGCGCAGCAGCAGGGTGCCTTTGGTGAGGATGGAGAACGGGTTGGCGAAGTCCCGCAGCGCCGCGATGATCTGCGGCATCAGCCGGTAGCGCCCCTCGGCCCGCTGGTAGCAGTCGACGTTGGTGCCCATCGCGATGTGTGCGCCCCGCCAGCGCGGCGCGGCCAGCTCCCGCCGGACCAGCTCCCCGGCGTTGACCTTGACGATCACCTTCCGGTCGAAGTCCGCCCCCGCGTCGAGGTCCAGATAGGTGTGCGTGTTCCGGGCGAAGCAGTTGTGGCTCACCACGCCGTTCGCGATGAAATCCCCGGTGCCGGTGGTGATGTCCCACAGCGGCAGCTCCAACCCGAGCGGCTCCACCGCGGTGACGCGCGGCGCGGTGAGGTGGGGCACCGGTACGCCGTTGACGAGCCGTCCGTGCAGGCTCGCCGGTTCGGCCAGGTGCAGGAACCGCAGCCGTTCGCGCAGCCCGCCGGTCAACCGGAGCTGTCGGGGGCGGCCGGGGAGGTTGTGGTCCTCCCGGACGAAGTCGAAGCCGAACCGGTCGAGCGCCGCGGTGACCTGGTGGAGCCGCTCGTCGTCGGCGACGATGATCCGCAGCGCGTCGCTGCTGCACCGGCCCGCGAGGTCGAAGGTGCCGGCCAGGAAACCGAGCCACCAGTCGTCGGTGTGCTGCTCGGACGAGTCGGCGGGCCCGCCGGCGGAAGCGGCGACCGGAGACGAGTCGTCGCGGGTCGTCGCCTGCCGATAGCCGCGCCGGTAGTCGGTGGAGCCCTTGTGCCCTTCGGGGAAGCGGCCGGTCCCGACCAGCCGTTCGCCACTGGTCAGGCGCTTCCGCCGGCCCGGCTCCGGAGAGACGTAGCGCCAGCCCTCGCGGGACAGGAAGCGGTGGTCGCCGCTGGCCACCAGGGTCGTGCCGTCGTCCAGCGTGACCCGGTGGGCCGGCTTCACCGTGGACCACTTGGCCAGCACCGTCGTCACCACGTAGCGGCGGTGGGCGCCCCGGCGCTGCGTGCCGTAGATCCGCTCGCCGATCTCCAGGTCCTGGATCGCCTTCGTGCGCCCGTCCGCCAGCAGCACCGGAGTGTCGCCGGAGACGCAGTACACACACGCGTGCGAGCAGCCACGGTAGGGGTTGATGGTCCACTCGAAGGGGACGCGGGAGGCGCCGGGAACCTTGTTGATGATGGACTTGGCGCGCACCTCGTAGAACGTCATCCCGGCGAAGCCCGGGGTGTCGAAGGTGCGGACGACCGCGCCGGGCAGCGCCAGCGGCAGGGGTGGCGTCGCTGGCGCTGCCCGCCCGGGAACGCCCTCGTCCGGGGGAGCGGAGAGGTTGTCCCAGCGCATGGCTCCATTCGAACACGCGTACGAGTCGAGCGCAAGCGACCCGCCGTGTTCCCGGCCACCTCGACCACCGGCCCGGACCGGGGTGGGTGGAGGATGGGGGCATGGAGAGGTCGACGTTCGTCTACGACGGGGACTGCGCGTTCTGCACCCGCTGCGCCGAGTTCATCGACCGGCGGATCCCGACCGGCGTCCGGGTGGTGCCCTGGCAGTTCGCCGACCTGGCCGCGCTCGGCCTGACCGAGGCCGAGTGCGAGGAGGCGGTGCAGTGGGTGGGCGCCGACGGCTCCCGCGCCGCCGGTCCGGACGCGATAGCGAAGTTGCTCGGTGACAGCGGGCCGCTCTGGCGGGTGGCCGGCGCCGGCCTGCGCTTCCCGCCGGTGCGGGCGGCCGCCTGGCCGGCGTACCGCTGGGTGGCCCGCAACCGGCACCGGATGCCCGGCGGTACGGCCGCCTGCTCGCTGCCGCAGGAGGCGCGGGAGCGCCTCTACGGCCCGGCCGGCCGTCCCGGCGCCTGACCGACGCCCGGCCGACGGTTGAACGCCCGGCCGGTGACCGCCAAACCGCGTCCTACTGCCCAGCCGGCTCCGGCTCCGCGACCGCCGGTCCGCCGCGCAGCGGTGCCGGTGGCGCCGATGGCGCCGCCCCGTCGACGGGTCCGTCGTCCGCCGGGCCGCGCCCGCGACCGGCGAGCCGGCGGGCCCAGACCAGCGGGCGGACCCGCTCCAGCGGCAGGAAGCTGGTCATCGCCGCCAGGTGCGGGGCGAACGAGATGGTGATGGTCGCGAACGTCACCAGGTGGAACGAGTAGAAGAAGCCGACCGTGTAGAGCCGCCAGCGCTTCCGGAGCAGGAAGATCGCCGGGCTGGCGAGTTCGAACGCGACGATCCCGAACTGGGCGACGATC
This genomic window contains:
- a CDS encoding HAD family hydrolase, whose amino-acid sequence is MPTYQAVLFDFFGTLTRSVQRGAAHRCIAELLGCPADTLVEVLDRSYYQRASGRFGNAEATLRWVCEQAGVHPSDGAVRAAVASRHRAVRADTRLRDDAAAVLVALRERGLRTGLISDCTHELPAFLPQLAIAPLLDVRVFSVQVGRCKPDPALYLAACHRLGLAPADCLYVGDGGSQELTGAERAGMTAVRLAAPDLAEHMVFNADTWDGPVLRSLTEVLDLVAPAAVPA
- a CDS encoding DMT family transporter yields the protein MPSEIRPPLDPLTTGALALAVVAVSSSAPLIAFAAAPALAVAFWRNLLSVAVLGPVALTRRRAELRSLTVGAGRRAGWACVLSGVALAAHFATWMPSAQLTSVAAATALGATQPVWQGLIARWQGRRLPLVVWAGIGVAVGGAVLASGADFAVSGRAFAGDLLAVAGGLFAAVYTAFGERARATVSTTTYTTVCYGVCTMILLVLCLAGGLPLGGFDTGTWLAILALVAGAQLLGHSMFNYALRRVSATTISVLVLLEAPGAALIGWAWLGQLPRATALPGLALLLVGVAVVVLGGARARRTPPVPTTVPADATPLSD
- a CDS encoding APC family permease, whose translation is MNGSAAGESDGAEATLVTPSAEFPPLAPEELAALRRIGDQWRAARRDQPPGALPVDPTLRRAGGQPGPSRFGRLAPIAMFRVGEPDELVATEPANLPGTRFGRIVTRLRRALLGPPLSSSAVLYERMRKLVALPVLSSDLLSSVAYGPEAMLAVLLLAGSGALGLSLPLAACLAVLMVTVGVSYRQTVVAYPHGAGSYVVAGDNLGPRAGLAAAAGLMVDYVLTVAVSVAAGVHAVTSALPELGGWSVPLGVLTIALLLAGNLRGVRTAGNLFVLPTYAFVVALLALLAVGYARAAAGGFAPVPPPPVPAVEGLGLLLVLRAFSSGAVSMTGIEAVSNAVPVFRPPEWRNARTTLGWMVAMLVLLFAGLTGLVHLTGVVPTPEATLLSQLARVTFPTGPWYGLVQAATALILLLAANTAFNGFPRLLFFMARADHAPRRFLHMGDRLAFSDGLVALAVAAAAVLVAFRGHTESLIPLYAVGVFLAFTLSQAGMVVHWRRHREPGWHRRAMVNAVGAMLSGLVLVTAAATKFTEGAWVVVLAVPLLVLLGTAIHRHYALLHRSLALHPPPAGRAPPPPVVPAPPPAAGPAPPEGEELPQQVRHLVVVPVARLNRASLRALAYAASLGQPTLAVHIAPEEPEADRFRAQWRAWGDHVRLETIVSPYRAVIGPLAHYLEALHAARSDLVLTVIVPEVVVRSRWHRPLHSRTEQRLRSALRPLPAVVVTSVPVHLTE
- a CDS encoding GNAT family N-acetyltransferase — translated: MTTGNDATTTPPTDATPTTDPDRAGSGDTLTVLATADPELTARLDRELTAFNNRATGADDEAELNVRVTDADGDLVAGLTGWTWGGCAGINMIWVRVDRRAEGWGGRLLRAFEEEAGRRGCTEVSVSSFSFQAPEFYRRHGYLDTGRREGIPGGHVDHHFWKSLRTDPAAALRVVALVEFPDGAVEAGQGYEDAVLGLLGRHGGRVERRLRTGDGRTEVHLIRFDTRAGYDAFLVDPERVALRAALGDAAPTARVLEVHEV
- a CDS encoding SDR family NAD(P)-dependent oxidoreductase — encoded protein: MEDVTGRRLVVVTGASSGIGLAAAMDLARRGDQVVLVGRDPARLQAAAEQVREACGERPELFRADFAVLDDVRGLAERLRAAYDRIDVLANNAGAIVLQPLTTVDGFELSIQANHLAPFLLSNLLRDRVGRMVVTASGAHRSGTLDPDDLNAPLRRYRSMTAYGTSKQANILFTAEAARRWPQVRSYCFHPGVVRTRFGNDSRLVALGMRMLPFRSPEKGAETLVWLANQDPARLIDGGYYFDRRPRRPLRKAADPQLAARLWTASAKAVGIGE
- a CDS encoding HpcH/HpaI aldolase/citrate lyase family protein, translating into MAAVGRPRRSCLAVPGSSVKMLGKAQGLPADQVFLDLEDAVAPLAKPDARKNIVAALNEGDWSGKTRVVRVNDLTTPWTYRDVIDVVEGAGANLDCIMLPKVQNAAQVQWLDLTLTQLEKTLGLEVGRIGIEAQIENAAGLVNVDAIAAASPRVETIIFGPADFMASINMKSLVVGALIPDYPGDPYHYILMRILMAARMHDKQAIDGPFLQIRDVDAFREVAKRSAALGFDGKWVLHPGQIDAANEVYSPAQADYDHAELILDAYEHYTSEAGGKLGAVMLGDEMIDEASRKMALVIAAKGRAAGMSRTSSFTPPAE
- a CDS encoding DUF4190 domain-containing protein → MTYPPPSGGWNDPAWSGQQSSPPADPTLPISGQPVPTQPTAAEPHPAGDPYAGMKAPGQPGDPYAAAGYPPPAYPGYGYGYPPQQKTNGLAIAALVLSLVGVGSCITAPIGAILGHVAQKQIRQTGEGGEGMAKAAIIVGWILTGLLVLVILFYVAAIVFAITQSDNTSSSY